In Streptomyces sp. RFCAC02, the following proteins share a genomic window:
- a CDS encoding DUF5937 family protein: MTLRIDISGPPSGRLRFAVSPLAELTAMLHVLAEPAHHPRLAGWAGDVWAGLRPELAERLREADFLWRSSRADFLVPARPRATLAEELDDVDRIDDETYVTAALITTCGSNRVRFAAPSPLTDAAERERTLGLAQARGALQEAFAERLLADPADVRARVRHTLEQCADAFFDAAWTGVAGHLAADLRLKNDLLRHQGIGTALASVSGAVTLAPDGDSVIVDKLQDSATAAHGTGVTFLPSVFGRPHLVAVHAPGWQPVVQYPVAGADPPEPVSLETVTLRLEALAHPVRLRLLRTLARGPHTTGELADAWGLSPPEVSRHLAVLRRAGLLTARRRGRYVRHALNLPELTALGTDVLAAVLR, encoded by the coding sequence ATGACGCTGAGGATCGACATCAGCGGCCCGCCGTCCGGGCGACTGCGGTTCGCCGTCTCCCCGCTGGCCGAGCTGACCGCCATGCTGCACGTGCTGGCCGAACCGGCGCACCATCCGCGGCTCGCCGGCTGGGCCGGGGACGTCTGGGCCGGGCTCCGGCCGGAGCTGGCCGAGCGGCTGCGGGAAGCGGACTTCCTCTGGCGTTCCTCACGGGCCGACTTCCTGGTGCCGGCCCGCCCCCGGGCCACCCTCGCCGAGGAGTTGGACGACGTGGACCGCATCGACGACGAGACGTACGTGACCGCCGCGCTCATCACCACGTGCGGCAGCAACCGGGTCCGCTTCGCCGCGCCGTCGCCGCTCACCGACGCGGCGGAGCGCGAGCGGACCCTCGGCCTGGCCCAGGCCCGCGGCGCGCTCCAGGAGGCCTTCGCGGAACGGCTGCTCGCGGACCCGGCCGACGTGCGGGCGCGGGTGCGTCACACCCTCGAACAGTGCGCCGATGCGTTCTTCGACGCCGCCTGGACGGGCGTCGCCGGGCACCTCGCCGCCGACCTGCGCCTGAAGAACGACCTGCTGAGGCACCAGGGCATCGGAACGGCACTCGCGTCGGTCTCCGGCGCCGTGACCCTGGCGCCGGACGGCGACAGCGTCATCGTGGACAAGCTGCAGGACAGCGCGACCGCCGCCCACGGCACCGGGGTCACTTTCCTCCCCAGTGTCTTCGGCCGCCCGCACCTGGTGGCGGTCCACGCGCCCGGGTGGCAGCCGGTGGTGCAGTACCCCGTGGCCGGGGCGGACCCGCCGGAGCCGGTGTCGCTGGAAACGGTCACGCTGCGGCTGGAGGCACTCGCGCATCCGGTACGGCTGCGGCTGCTGCGCACCCTGGCGCGCGGCCCGCACACCACCGGTGAGCTGGCCGACGCCTGGGGACTCTCGCCCCCTGAGGTCTCCCGCCACCTCGCGGTCCTGCGCCGCGCGGGCCTGCTCACGGCCCGGCGGCGCGGCCGTTACGTCCGGCACGCCCTCAACCTGCCCGAACTCACGGCGCTCGGGACCGACGTGCTGGCGGCCGTGCTCCGCTGA
- a CDS encoding MFS transporter, with translation MATTTTIRPRALVRASGGPRYAVALAVDALGTGLLRPFLLLYGVSVLRLSPQATGIAMTVGAVVGLACMPAVGRWLDRGARSTVVAASMLVRALGVALLLAAPAGNVRLFAAAALVLGVGNQAWPAAHAALVATVAHGRERDAALAAGRALRNAGLGAGALLATACLAGGTTALQALAAVTGVAYLAAAALAWSVRVHARPAAAPAGGGGDAPAPRMRGLLAANVIYAFCLNVPEVALPVVLVTELHASPVWLGTIYVANTVLVVTLQVPVTVLMSRFPRRSVLAIAGVVLTASYLGFLAAVFLGHDWGAPAVAAVSVVCTLGEILYAGSATALVTALAPARVLGRALARLQLSTGFGLAVSPAVITAVAPHGPAALWGGLAAATLLSAGAVATEGERGRRPGP, from the coding sequence ATGGCGACCACCACCACGATCCGGCCGCGCGCCCTCGTCCGTGCCTCCGGAGGCCCCCGCTATGCCGTGGCCCTGGCCGTGGACGCGCTCGGCACCGGCCTGCTGCGGCCCTTCCTGCTGCTCTACGGGGTGTCCGTGCTGCGGTTGTCCCCGCAGGCCACCGGCATCGCCATGACGGTCGGCGCCGTCGTGGGCCTGGCGTGCATGCCGGCGGTCGGCCGCTGGCTGGACCGTGGCGCACGCAGCACGGTCGTGGCGGCGTCGATGCTGGTGCGTGCGCTGGGCGTGGCGCTGCTGCTGGCCGCTCCGGCGGGGAACGTCCGGCTGTTCGCGGCGGCGGCGCTCGTCCTCGGCGTCGGCAACCAGGCGTGGCCGGCCGCCCACGCGGCCCTCGTGGCCACGGTCGCCCACGGCCGGGAACGCGACGCCGCCCTCGCGGCGGGCCGTGCCCTGCGCAACGCCGGTCTGGGCGCGGGTGCCCTCCTCGCCACCGCGTGCCTGGCGGGCGGAACCACCGCGTTGCAGGCGCTGGCAGCCGTGACCGGGGTCGCGTATCTCGCGGCGGCGGCCTTGGCGTGGTCGGTCCGCGTGCACGCCCGTCCGGCCGCCGCACCGGCCGGGGGCGGGGGCGACGCGCCGGCACCCCGGATGCGCGGGCTCCTGGCCGCCAACGTGATCTACGCCTTCTGCCTCAACGTCCCCGAAGTCGCACTACCCGTCGTCCTGGTGACGGAGCTGCACGCCTCTCCGGTGTGGCTGGGCACCATCTACGTGGCCAACACCGTGCTGGTGGTCACCCTGCAGGTCCCGGTCACCGTCCTGATGTCCCGCTTCCCCCGCCGGTCCGTGCTGGCCATCGCCGGCGTGGTGCTCACCGCCTCCTACCTCGGCTTCCTCGCGGCTGTCTTCCTGGGACACGACTGGGGTGCCCCTGCCGTCGCCGCGGTGTCCGTGGTCTGCACCCTCGGCGAGATCCTCTACGCGGGCAGCGCCACGGCGCTCGTCACCGCTCTGGCCCCGGCGCGTGTCCTGGGCCGCGCCCTCGCCCGCCTCCAGCTCTCCACGGGATTCGGCCTCGCCGTCTCCCCGGCGGTCATCACCGCTGTCGCCCCCCACGGCCCGGCCGCCCTGTGGGGCGGCCTCGCCGCCGCGACACTCCTCTCCGCCGGGGCCGTCGCCACCGAGGGGGAACGAGGACGGCGGCCAGGCCCGTGA
- a CDS encoding DUF5682 family protein: MTDTASRTPLSAAGADTGPFAALREQLLGAAAAFAADGTAGSGPDPVADILTGMVDDVDRALREDLEIFPVCHHSPASALAMARRLREKRPKVVYLELCEDLQPLLPELATCKLPVALQAYATEAGDFPASWAPLSVVAPVTEASAEYQAIAYALGTPGVEIVAVDRSADHVFQWLPKGDGGRPAAPRDAGDAADEEKGLHGDSVGVGMGDLRPGFAELEEHLLHHGKVRHWSEWWDQYVEQPLAGADYATYRQVMVLIGSLFRRLRPARGADHDRNEDRERHMWTRMREHLAATGTDPADCLYICGASHAASRVEQFGLASTAEPFAITPRTGTAWNYGLIPSSHSSIEAQFGLAQGAVSIAAAGWEKALRTHGVEPFRLAKGKGKGRSGAGRGRKAAHPPTAGAAAPVEDRLGGFLATPPQPLGLDEDELLGWCVDIVHLARRNGYAASTADAIAVYETSVLLASMRGRARPTPYDFEDAAVTCIEKDSVPGRRDVRRLCEILLGGDRIGTVGYTALPPLARDVLDRLEPLGFDLTARTVRRAILDLGTDPELLPCSDLLWVLHRLAPELASPILGARRLGERSVQESWDINLGREQRALVELGYEGVTAEQVLERRLRRAAWEPRATAATALVAVEEAVVLLGGGRLADDIGVRAVELLAAERTVDDAPKVLRQVRRLLAHYRATGTPMPRWCEEFVATGYAHYCTLLPTAFKDDAAGTRQIAAMLGFLFGMESFALSLGCDRTQLDLAVRQSHPERPDRTALLWAAHAHLGLVTRDELRERCDALLDNPLVVPAFPRWTTGFLHALEFTPALTPFVVELLSKAFGRLPDSVLLPWLPVLITTLREEAAELVPLLTREAGRVFPATLPGVDGWTPPWSARQAAPAEPAAPSAAVSGPVADLLAGHPGTTDALAALLGLDPAWPAPAGPPPGDSAARDLLARHPETAEALAHLLTA; this comes from the coding sequence ATGACGGACACCGCATCCCGCACCCCCCTGTCCGCCGCCGGCGCGGACACCGGCCCCTTCGCCGCCCTGCGCGAGCAACTGCTCGGCGCCGCGGCCGCGTTCGCCGCCGACGGCACGGCCGGCAGCGGCCCCGATCCGGTCGCGGACATCCTCACCGGCATGGTGGACGACGTGGACCGCGCCCTGCGCGAGGACCTGGAGATCTTCCCGGTCTGCCACCACTCGCCCGCCTCCGCGCTCGCCATGGCGCGGCGGCTGCGCGAGAAGCGCCCCAAGGTCGTCTACCTGGAGCTGTGCGAGGACCTCCAGCCGCTCCTGCCGGAGCTGGCCACCTGCAAACTGCCCGTCGCGCTCCAGGCGTACGCGACCGAGGCCGGTGACTTTCCGGCGTCCTGGGCGCCGCTGAGCGTCGTCGCCCCCGTCACCGAGGCATCCGCCGAGTACCAGGCCATCGCCTACGCCCTCGGCACACCCGGTGTGGAGATCGTCGCCGTGGACCGCTCCGCCGACCACGTCTTCCAGTGGCTGCCCAAGGGGGACGGCGGCAGGCCCGCCGCCCCCCGCGACGCCGGGGACGCGGCGGACGAGGAGAAGGGCCTGCACGGCGACTCCGTGGGCGTCGGGATGGGAGACCTGCGCCCCGGCTTCGCCGAGCTGGAGGAGCACCTGCTGCACCACGGCAAGGTCCGCCACTGGTCCGAGTGGTGGGACCAGTACGTCGAACAGCCCCTCGCCGGCGCCGACTACGCCACCTACCGCCAGGTCATGGTGCTGATCGGCAGCCTGTTCCGCCGCCTGCGTCCGGCCCGCGGCGCCGACCACGACCGGAACGAGGACCGCGAGCGCCACATGTGGACGCGTATGCGCGAACACCTCGCCGCGACCGGCACCGACCCGGCCGACTGCCTCTACATATGCGGCGCGTCCCACGCGGCGAGCCGGGTCGAGCAGTTCGGTCTCGCGTCCACCGCCGAGCCGTTCGCCATCACGCCCCGCACCGGCACGGCGTGGAACTACGGCCTCATCCCGTCGAGCCACTCGTCGATCGAGGCGCAGTTCGGCCTGGCGCAGGGCGCCGTGTCGATCGCGGCGGCCGGCTGGGAGAAGGCGCTGCGCACCCACGGCGTCGAACCGTTCCGCCTCGCCAAGGGCAAGGGCAAGGGCAGGAGCGGGGCGGGCAGGGGCCGGAAGGCCGCTCACCCGCCCACCGCCGGGGCGGCGGCCCCGGTCGAGGACCGCCTCGGCGGTTTCCTCGCCACCCCGCCGCAGCCGCTCGGCCTGGACGAGGACGAACTCCTCGGCTGGTGCGTGGACATCGTCCACCTCGCCCGCCGCAACGGCTACGCCGCCAGCACGGCCGACGCCATCGCCGTCTACGAGACGTCGGTCCTGCTGGCGAGCATGCGCGGCCGGGCCAGGCCCACGCCGTACGACTTCGAGGACGCCGCCGTCACCTGCATCGAGAAGGACTCGGTGCCCGGCCGCCGCGACGTGCGGCGGCTGTGCGAGATCCTGCTCGGCGGGGACCGCATCGGCACCGTCGGGTACACGGCCCTGCCGCCCCTCGCCCGCGACGTCCTGGACCGGCTCGAACCCCTCGGGTTCGACCTGACCGCCCGCACCGTACGGCGCGCCATCCTCGACCTCGGGACCGATCCCGAACTGCTGCCCTGCTCCGACCTGCTGTGGGTGCTGCACCGTCTGGCGCCCGAGCTGGCCAGCCCGATCCTCGGCGCCCGGCGGCTCGGCGAGCGGTCGGTGCAGGAGAGCTGGGACATCAACCTCGGCCGGGAGCAGCGCGCCCTCGTCGAGCTGGGCTACGAGGGCGTCACCGCCGAACAGGTCCTGGAACGCCGGCTGCGCCGCGCCGCGTGGGAGCCGCGGGCGACCGCCGCGACGGCGCTGGTGGCCGTCGAGGAGGCCGTGGTCCTCCTGGGCGGCGGCAGGCTCGCCGACGACATCGGCGTCCGCGCCGTCGAACTCCTCGCGGCCGAACGGACGGTGGACGACGCGCCGAAGGTCCTGCGGCAGGTGCGCCGGCTCCTCGCCCACTACCGCGCCACCGGCACGCCGATGCCGCGCTGGTGCGAGGAGTTCGTCGCCACCGGGTACGCCCACTACTGCACCCTGCTCCCGACGGCGTTCAAGGACGACGCGGCGGGCACGCGGCAGATCGCGGCCATGCTGGGTTTCCTGTTCGGCATGGAGAGCTTCGCCCTCTCCCTCGGCTGCGACCGGACCCAGCTCGATCTGGCCGTGCGCCAGTCGCATCCGGAGCGGCCCGACCGCACCGCGCTGCTGTGGGCGGCCCACGCACATTTGGGCCTGGTGACCAGGGACGAGCTGCGCGAGCGCTGCGACGCGCTGCTGGACAACCCGCTGGTCGTCCCCGCCTTCCCGCGCTGGACGACGGGTTTCCTGCACGCGCTGGAGTTCACGCCGGCGCTCACGCCGTTCGTGGTCGAGCTGCTGTCGAAGGCGTTCGGCCGCCTGCCCGACAGCGTGCTGCTGCCGTGGCTGCCGGTGCTGATCACGACGCTCCGCGAGGAGGCGGCGGAGCTCGTGCCGCTGCTGACGCGCGAGGCGGGCCGGGTGTTCCCGGCGACGCTGCCCGGCGTGGACGGGTGGACCCCGCCGTGGTCCGCCCGGCAGGCGGCCCCGGCGGAGCCGGCCGCGCCGTCGGCCGCCGTCTCCGGGCCGGTCGCCGATCTGCTGGCCGGGCACCCCGGTACGACGGACGCGCTGGCGGCGCTCCTCGGCCTCGACCCGGCCTGGCCCGCTCCGGCGGGGCCGCCGCCGGGGGACAGCGCGGCACGCGACCTGCTGGCCCGCCACCCGGAGACGGCCGAAGCCCTGGCGCACCTGCTGACGGCCTGA
- a CDS encoding VOC family protein, whose amino-acid sequence MSVRRVMPVIRSEAMAESREFYSLLGFEEVMDHGWITTLGSPVVPAAQVSVMTEDATAPVTPELSIEVDDVDAAYAAVRESGAEIVHPLQDEEWGVRRFFVRDPNGRVVNVLSHR is encoded by the coding sequence ATGTCCGTACGCCGTGTCATGCCCGTCATCAGGTCGGAGGCCATGGCGGAGAGCCGGGAGTTCTACAGCCTGCTGGGGTTCGAGGAGGTCATGGACCATGGCTGGATCACGACGCTCGGCTCCCCCGTCGTGCCGGCGGCGCAGGTGAGCGTCATGACCGAGGACGCGACCGCCCCGGTCACCCCGGAGCTGAGCATCGAGGTGGACGACGTGGACGCGGCGTACGCGGCCGTGCGGGAGAGCGGGGCCGAGATCGTGCACCCGCTGCAGGACGAGGAGTGGGGCGTGCGCCGCTTCTTCGTCCGCGACCCGAACGGCCGCGTGGTGAACGTGCTGAGCCACCGCTGA
- a CDS encoding FAD-binding and (Fe-S)-binding domain-containing protein — MTRRPVRDPAPEDFAGLDTRRLRAELEARVDGEVRFDAGSRGAYATDGSNYRQVPIAVVVPRTVEAGAAAVAVCAEQDVPVLSRGGGTSLAGQCTNVAVVVDWTKYCHRLLSVDPEARTCVVEPGITLDGLNRQLAGHRLKFGPRPATHSHCTIGGMIGNNSCGASAQAYGKTVDNVRRLDVLTYGGTRMWVGPTDDARYHEILAAGGEPARLYRGARAIADTYADDIRAGFPDIPRRVSGYNLDSLLPEKGFDLARALVGSESTLVTVLRAELDLVPVEPADALLVLGYPDIFAAADDVPRLLAHCDPLQLEALDDRMAELMRAEHVHTDSLALLPEGDSWLFVQLGGDSPDDAGRKVRELLSRLGTDEDDPRVAISDDPAREQKFLLAREAGLGVTARPPDGRETWEGWEDSAVAPERLGDYLRDLRKLFDEFGYDHPSLYGHFGQGCVHTRIPFGLKNAPGVAGFRSFMERAADLVHRYGGSLSGEHGDGQSRGELLVRMFGERLVGAFTEYKALFDPGNRMNPGKIVSPDPAGGPNPLDGQLRLGPHWRPDSPESWFDYPDDNHSFRRGVMRCVGIGNCRSHEGGVMCPSYRATGEEEHSTRGRARLLFEMLGGHADSAVTDGWRSTEVRDALDLCLACKGCKSDCPTGVDMATYKAEFLAHHYAGRPRPAAHYALGWLPLWARLAQGSPRAVNALLHAPGLARAGKRLAGVAGERDAPLFAEESFLRWWRRRNAPEPSPGDPRTVVLWPDTFSTYFHPHVLQAAVAVLEDAGLRVAVPDRPVCCGLTWISTGQLDRAKRVLRSTVDTLRPWIAAGTPVVGLEPSCTTVFRADAAELFSQDEDVQRLAAQTVTLSEALLGHARDGWRPPSLDRAAVVQTHCHQHAVLGQDPDREVMRRAGIDADIPDSGCCGLAGNFGFERGHHDVSMACAERVLLPAVRDASPGTLILADGFSCRTQIDGAGTGRRAMHLAEALALGLDGPGALPDRCPETAAAPRPEAHRADGLLATAAASGAALAAALLTARSRR; from the coding sequence ATGACCAGGCGGCCGGTGCGCGACCCCGCACCCGAGGACTTCGCCGGGCTCGACACCCGGCGGCTGCGGGCCGAGCTGGAGGCCCGCGTCGACGGGGAGGTCAGGTTCGACGCGGGCAGCAGGGGCGCGTACGCCACCGACGGCTCCAACTACCGGCAGGTGCCGATCGCGGTCGTCGTCCCCCGTACCGTCGAGGCGGGCGCGGCGGCGGTCGCCGTCTGCGCCGAGCAGGACGTGCCGGTCCTCTCGCGCGGCGGCGGCACGAGCCTCGCCGGCCAGTGCACCAATGTGGCGGTCGTCGTCGACTGGACGAAGTACTGCCACCGGCTGCTGTCCGTCGATCCCGAGGCACGCACCTGCGTCGTCGAGCCCGGCATCACCCTCGACGGCCTCAACCGGCAGCTCGCCGGGCACCGTCTCAAGTTCGGCCCCAGGCCGGCCACGCACAGCCACTGCACGATCGGCGGCATGATCGGCAACAACTCGTGCGGCGCGTCGGCGCAGGCGTACGGCAAGACGGTGGACAACGTGCGCCGCCTCGACGTCCTCACCTACGGCGGCACCCGCATGTGGGTCGGGCCGACCGACGACGCCCGCTACCACGAGATCCTCGCCGCCGGCGGCGAACCCGCCCGCCTGTACCGGGGTGCCCGCGCCATCGCGGACACGTACGCCGACGACATCCGCGCCGGCTTCCCCGACATCCCGCGCCGCGTGTCCGGCTACAACCTCGACTCGCTCCTGCCGGAGAAGGGGTTCGACCTCGCGCGCGCCCTCGTCGGCAGCGAGTCCACCCTCGTCACCGTGCTGCGCGCCGAACTCGACCTGGTGCCGGTGGAGCCCGCCGACGCGCTCCTCGTCCTCGGCTACCCCGACATCTTCGCCGCCGCCGACGACGTGCCGCGCCTCCTCGCGCACTGCGACCCCCTCCAACTGGAGGCGCTGGACGACCGCATGGCGGAGCTGATGCGCGCCGAGCACGTCCACACCGACTCCCTCGCGCTGCTGCCCGAGGGCGACAGCTGGCTGTTCGTCCAGCTCGGTGGCGACAGTCCGGACGACGCCGGCCGCAAGGTCCGCGAACTGCTGTCCCGCCTCGGCACGGACGAGGACGACCCGCGGGTCGCTATCTCCGACGACCCGGCGCGCGAGCAGAAGTTCCTCCTGGCGCGGGAGGCCGGCCTAGGCGTGACGGCGCGCCCGCCCGACGGCCGGGAGACGTGGGAGGGCTGGGAGGACTCGGCCGTGGCGCCCGAGCGGCTCGGGGACTACCTGCGGGACCTGCGGAAGCTGTTCGACGAGTTCGGCTACGACCACCCGTCGCTGTACGGGCACTTCGGGCAGGGCTGCGTCCACACGCGCATCCCGTTCGGGCTGAAGAACGCGCCCGGGGTCGCCGGGTTCCGCTCCTTCATGGAACGCGCCGCCGACCTCGTGCACCGGTACGGCGGCTCGCTGTCCGGCGAGCACGGCGACGGGCAGTCGCGGGGCGAACTGCTGGTGCGGATGTTCGGCGAGCGGCTGGTCGGGGCGTTCACCGAGTACAAGGCGCTGTTCGACCCGGGGAACCGGATGAACCCCGGCAAGATCGTCTCCCCGGATCCGGCCGGCGGCCCGAACCCGCTGGACGGGCAGCTCCGCCTCGGCCCCCACTGGCGGCCGGACTCGCCGGAGAGCTGGTTCGACTACCCGGACGACAACCACAGCTTCCGCCGCGGCGTCATGCGCTGCGTCGGCATCGGCAACTGCCGCTCCCACGAGGGCGGCGTCATGTGCCCCTCGTACCGGGCCACCGGCGAGGAGGAGCACTCGACGCGCGGCCGCGCCAGGCTGCTGTTCGAGATGCTGGGCGGGCACGCCGACTCGGCCGTGACGGACGGCTGGCGCTCCACCGAGGTGCGGGACGCCCTCGACCTGTGCCTCGCCTGCAAGGGCTGCAAGTCCGACTGCCCGACCGGTGTCGACATGGCGACCTACAAGGCGGAGTTCCTGGCCCACCACTACGCCGGCCGGCCGCGTCCCGCCGCCCACTACGCGCTGGGCTGGCTGCCGCTGTGGGCGCGCCTCGCGCAGGGCTCGCCGCGTGCCGTGAACGCCCTCCTGCACGCGCCCGGGCTCGCGCGGGCCGGGAAGCGCCTCGCGGGTGTCGCCGGGGAACGGGACGCGCCGCTGTTCGCCGAGGAATCGTTCCTCCGCTGGTGGCGCCGGCGGAACGCCCCGGAGCCCTCGCCCGGCGACCCGCGCACGGTCGTGCTGTGGCCCGACACGTTCAGCACGTACTTCCACCCGCACGTACTGCAGGCGGCGGTCGCCGTACTGGAGGACGCGGGGCTGCGCGTGGCGGTGCCGGACCGGCCGGTGTGCTGCGGCCTGACGTGGATCTCGACGGGGCAGCTCGACCGGGCGAAGCGGGTGCTGCGCTCCACGGTGGACACGCTGCGGCCGTGGATCGCGGCGGGCACGCCGGTCGTCGGGCTCGAACCGTCGTGCACCACGGTGTTCCGCGCGGACGCGGCCGAACTGTTCAGCCAGGACGAGGACGTCCAGCGGCTCGCGGCGCAGACCGTCACCCTGTCCGAGGCGCTGCTCGGCCACGCGCGGGACGGCTGGCGTCCGCCGTCGCTGGACCGCGCGGCCGTCGTGCAGACGCACTGCCACCAGCACGCCGTCCTCGGCCAGGACCCGGACCGGGAGGTGATGCGCCGTGCCGGGATCGACGCGGACATCCCCGACTCGGGCTGCTGCGGCCTCGCGGGCAACTTCGGGTTCGAGCGCGGCCACCACGACGTGTCGATGGCGTGCGCCGAACGCGTGCTGCTGCCCGCCGTGCGGGACGCCTCGCCCGGCACGCTGATCCTGGCCGACGGCTTCAGCTGCCGGACGCAGATCGACGGGGCCGGCACCGGGCGCCGCGCCATGCACCTGGCGGAGGCGCTGGCCCTCGGCCTCGACGGGCCGGGCGCGCTGCCCGACAGGTGCCCGGAGACGGCGGCGGCGCCGCGCCCCGAGGCGCACCGCGCGGACGGGCTGCTCGCCACGGCCGCCGCGTCGGGCGCGGCCCTCGCCGCGGCCCTCCTCACCGCGCGCTCGCGGCGCTGA
- a CDS encoding AAA family ATPase, which produces MTTEHLLRAPAEVKYAEELDYLESVDDGPKPFSWRLSPRMVRLFVLGSERSDGLDREIAQKWFGDRTFVERSIVTLASDRGLLLIGDPGTGKSWLAELLSAAICRASTLVVQGTAGTTEDHIKYSWNVSMVIAKGQSRASMIPSPIMTAMERGVIGRFEELTRATSDVQDALISILSEKYVSIPELEDDNIVFAQPGFSVIATANSRDRGVNDLSSALKRRFNFVRIPVVTNKRSEAEIVRFRTEELLRRHSIDLEVPPTLLDILLQSFSDLRAASASATSDDDRLESALSTAEQIGVLEDAILHSQFFGDRTLGARTLAGSLVGSLARRSPEDLAILNKFWHGVVEPRARGGEDGGPWHEFLEGGREAIATLS; this is translated from the coding sequence ATGACCACCGAACACCTGCTGCGCGCCCCGGCCGAGGTGAAGTACGCCGAGGAGCTGGACTACCTGGAGTCCGTCGACGACGGCCCGAAGCCCTTCTCCTGGCGGCTGAGTCCCCGCATGGTGCGGCTGTTCGTCCTCGGCTCCGAGCGCTCCGACGGCCTCGACCGCGAGATAGCGCAGAAGTGGTTCGGCGACCGGACCTTCGTCGAGCGCAGCATCGTCACGCTCGCGTCCGACCGCGGGCTGCTCCTGATCGGCGACCCCGGCACCGGCAAGAGCTGGCTCGCCGAGCTGCTGTCCGCCGCGATCTGCCGCGCCTCCACCCTGGTCGTCCAGGGCACCGCCGGCACCACCGAGGACCACATCAAGTACTCGTGGAACGTCTCCATGGTCATCGCCAAGGGCCAGTCCCGGGCGTCGATGATCCCCTCGCCGATCATGACGGCGATGGAACGCGGCGTCATCGGCCGCTTCGAGGAGCTGACCCGCGCCACCAGCGACGTGCAGGACGCGCTGATCTCCATCCTGTCGGAGAAGTACGTCTCCATCCCCGAGCTGGAGGACGACAACATCGTCTTCGCCCAGCCCGGGTTTTCGGTCATCGCGACGGCCAACAGCCGCGACCGCGGCGTGAACGACCTGTCGTCCGCCCTCAAGCGCCGCTTCAACTTCGTGCGCATCCCCGTCGTCACGAACAAGCGCAGCGAGGCGGAGATCGTCCGCTTCCGCACGGAGGAGCTGCTGCGCCGCCACAGCATCGATCTGGAGGTGCCGCCCACCCTTCTCGACATCCTCCTGCAGAGCTTCTCCGACCTGCGCGCCGCGTCCGCCTCGGCCACCAGCGACGACGACCGCCTGGAGTCAGCCCTGTCCACGGCCGAGCAGATCGGCGTGCTGGAGGACGCCATCCTGCACAGCCAGTTCTTCGGCGACCGGACGCTCGGCGCCCGGACCCTCGCCGGCTCCCTCGTCGGGTCGCTCGCGCGCCGCAGCCCCGAGGACCTGGCCATCCTCAACAAGTTCTGGCACGGCGTCGTCGAGCCCCGCGCGCGCGGCGGCGAGGACGGCGGCCCGTGGCACGAGTTCCTGGAGGGGGGACGCGAGGCGATCGCCACCCTGTCATGA